From Synechocystis sp. PCC 7338, a single genomic window includes:
- a CDS encoding type II toxin-antitoxin system VapC family toxin — protein sequence MIKVLVDSNVLIDVFSEDSTWFAWSHQKIAYFIDRSEAYRLVINPIIYAEVSVGIESTEKLDQLLLPKYYGRESLPYEAAFLAGKAFLKYRRIGGTRRSPLPDFYIGAHALTAGYQLLSRDRQRYQTYFSDLDLIAP from the coding sequence ATGATTAAAGTTTTGGTAGATAGTAATGTCTTAATTGATGTTTTTTCAGAAGATTCTACTTGGTTTGCTTGGTCACATCAAAAGATTGCTTATTTTATTGATCGGTCTGAGGCATATCGGCTTGTGATTAATCCTATTATTTATGCGGAAGTATCCGTTGGGATTGAGTCTACCGAAAAGCTTGATCAACTTTTATTGCCAAAATACTACGGCAGAGAATCTTTGCCCTATGAAGCGGCATTTCTGGCGGGGAAAGCTTTTCTGAAATATCGACGCATTGGGGGAACTAGGCGATCGCCACTGCCGGATTTTTATATTGGGGCCCACGCTCTAACGGCGGGTTATCAGCTTCTGAGTCGAGATCGCCAGCGTTACCAAACTTATTTTTCTGATCTTGATCTCATCGCACCTTAA